From one Pedobacter faecalis genomic stretch:
- the purE gene encoding 5-(carboxyamino)imidazole ribonucleotide mutase yields the protein MSVKVGIIMGSKSDLPVMKDAADICKEFGVEFEITVVSAHRTPERMFEYAKNAAGRGLKVIIAGAGGAAHLPGMVASITVLPVIGVPVKSSNSIDGWDSILSILQMPNGIPVATVALNAAKNAGLLAMQILGVADQELADKMQTYKDDLRKKIEETAL from the coding sequence ATGAGCGTAAAAGTGGGAATTATTATGGGCAGCAAGTCCGATCTGCCGGTTATGAAAGATGCAGCGGATATTTGTAAGGAATTTGGTGTTGAGTTTGAAATTACGGTGGTTTCGGCACACCGCACACCCGAGCGGATGTTTGAGTACGCTAAAAACGCAGCAGGCCGTGGCTTAAAGGTCATTATCGCCGGCGCCGGGGGTGCAGCACACCTGCCGGGGATGGTTGCTTCTATAACGGTATTGCCGGTTATCGGGGTACCGGTCAAGTCGTCGAACTCTATTGATGGCTGGGATTCTATTTTATCCATTTTGCAGATGCCTAACGGTATTCCGGTAGCTACGGTTGCGTTGAACGCAGCAAAAAATGCTGGTTTGCTCGCGATGCAGATTCTGGGTGTGGCTGATCAGGAACTGGCTGACAAAATGCAGACCTATAAGGATGACTTGCGCAAAAAAATCGAAGAGACCGCGCTTTAA
- a CDS encoding 5-(carboxyamino)imidazole ribonucleotide synthase has protein sequence MAKQISDLKLGILGGGQLGRMLIQEAINYNLTTMVLDPDHDAPCKHLAHQFECGSITDFDTVYNFGRKADIVTIEIEKVNIEALEQLEKEGKMVFPQPRVIRLIQDKGVQKQFFKENNIPTAPFQLVNSKEDMHNSHFAFPYILKQRKDGYDGKGVMRINNIADISGAFDAPCLIEQLVDFEKEIAVIVARNPNGDMTTFPMVEMEFNAEANLVEFLISPSTYPDAIQQRAGDIAKQIASSLNISGILAVEMFITRNGDILVNELAPRPHNSGHHTIEGNYVSQFEQHLRAIFNLPLGDTRSISNAVMINLLGEKGHDGVAVYKGLEKIMAVEGVYVHLYGKKYTKPFRKMGHVTVVDQNRETAVEKANYIKNTLKVVS, from the coding sequence ATGGCAAAGCAAATAAGTGATTTGAAATTAGGGATACTTGGCGGCGGGCAGTTGGGCCGGATGCTGATACAGGAAGCCATTAATTACAATCTCACTACCATGGTGCTGGATCCGGATCATGATGCTCCGTGCAAGCACCTGGCGCATCAGTTTGAATGCGGTTCCATCACCGATTTCGATACGGTGTATAATTTCGGCAGGAAAGCAGATATTGTGACCATTGAAATTGAAAAGGTTAATATTGAAGCTTTAGAGCAACTGGAGAAGGAAGGCAAAATGGTTTTTCCGCAGCCTCGGGTGATACGTCTTATCCAGGACAAGGGTGTACAAAAGCAGTTTTTTAAAGAAAATAATATTCCTACTGCTCCCTTTCAGCTTGTAAATAGCAAGGAAGATATGCATAACAGCCATTTCGCTTTTCCTTATATCCTGAAACAACGGAAAGACGGGTATGACGGAAAGGGTGTGATGAGAATTAACAATATCGCGGATATTAGCGGAGCATTTGATGCCCCCTGTTTAATTGAACAGCTCGTTGACTTTGAGAAGGAGATTGCGGTTATAGTAGCAAGAAATCCGAATGGCGACATGACCACGTTCCCTATGGTTGAAATGGAATTCAATGCTGAAGCCAACCTGGTAGAGTTCCTGATTTCGCCATCTACCTACCCTGATGCTATACAGCAAAGGGCAGGCGATATTGCCAAGCAGATTGCCTCCAGTCTTAACATCAGCGGCATCCTTGCCGTGGAGATGTTTATTACAAGAAACGGAGATATTCTGGTCAATGAACTGGCTCCAAGACCGCATAACAGCGGGCATCATACCATTGAAGGGAACTATGTTTCGCAGTTTGAGCAGCATCTGCGCGCCATCTTCAACCTTCCTCTGGGCGACACGCGCTCCATTTCGAACGCCGTAATGATTAACCTGCTGGGTGAAAAAGGGCACGACGGTGTGGCTGTGTACAAAGGTCTGGAAAAGATTATGGCCGTTGAGGGTGTATATGTTCACCTTTACGGCAAGAAATACACCAAACCCTTCAGAAAGATGGGGCACGTTACTGTGGTAGATCAAAACCGGGAAACTGCTGTAGAGAAAGCGAATTATATTAAAAACACACTTAAAGTAGTATCCTGA
- a CDS encoding NAD(P)/FAD-dependent oxidoreductase, with product MKNNVDADAIIIGAGACGLMCAVQAGYLGKKVILLEKNEKPGAKILISGGGRCNYTNLGSSPEQFISDNPHFLKSAFSQWTVDDTISFFETYGISGKEKTLGQLFPDGKTAKDVVAVFTSICDDFGQEIRCGANVTGILRDDQIYEVAGERNGEPFKLRAPKVVIATGGLPIPKMGATDFALRFARQHGLKIVPTAPALVPLTITGKDHDWYARLSGNSVYCRVSNSRISFEEQILFTHWGLSGPAILQISSYWRKGETIQIDLLPDRQISELITEARNTNGRQLLSTLLSRFYTKKLTEALSAFLPVDKQVATLTAAEIELVSNTIHHFAVKPAGDKGYDKAEVMRGGIDTSELSSKTLECKSIPGLYFGGECVDITGWLGGYNFQWAWASGFVIAQNI from the coding sequence ATGAAGAACAATGTGGATGCCGACGCTATTATAATAGGGGCCGGGGCATGCGGACTCATGTGTGCCGTTCAGGCAGGGTATCTGGGCAAAAAGGTTATACTTCTCGAAAAGAATGAAAAGCCCGGAGCTAAGATTCTCATATCCGGGGGCGGGAGGTGTAACTATACCAATCTTGGCTCCAGCCCCGAACAATTTATCTCCGATAATCCTCACTTTCTGAAGTCAGCTTTCTCGCAGTGGACGGTAGACGATACCATCAGTTTTTTCGAGACCTATGGTATCTCAGGAAAGGAAAAGACCCTTGGTCAGTTATTTCCGGATGGCAAAACCGCGAAAGACGTGGTTGCGGTGTTCACATCCATTTGTGATGACTTCGGGCAGGAGATACGATGTGGTGCAAATGTGACCGGCATACTGCGGGACGACCAAATTTATGAGGTAGCAGGCGAACGCAACGGCGAGCCGTTTAAGTTGCGGGCCCCAAAAGTGGTTATTGCTACCGGCGGACTGCCCATTCCTAAAATGGGGGCAACCGACTTTGCGCTTCGCTTTGCCCGGCAGCATGGATTAAAGATCGTGCCTACCGCGCCCGCTCTGGTGCCGCTCACTATTACCGGCAAGGACCACGACTGGTATGCGCGTTTGTCGGGAAATTCTGTCTACTGCCGGGTAAGCAATAGCCGCATCAGTTTTGAAGAGCAGATCCTGTTTACACACTGGGGGCTTAGCGGTCCGGCCATTCTGCAGATATCGTCCTACTGGCGTAAAGGCGAAACCATCCAGATCGATCTTTTGCCCGATCGGCAGATATCCGAACTCATTACCGAAGCCAGAAACACCAACGGGCGGCAGTTATTATCCACCCTGTTAAGTCGCTTCTATACCAAAAAGCTCACAGAGGCGCTTTCTGCCTTCCTGCCGGTCGACAAGCAAGTGGCCACGCTCACCGCTGCTGAAATTGAACTGGTTAGTAACACCATACATCATTTTGCGGTGAAGCCGGCGGGCGACAAGGGTTATGACAAGGCTGAAGTGATGCGTGGCGGAATAGATACCAGTGAACTCTCGTCTAAAACCCTTGAGTGTAAGTCTATACCCGGTCTGTACTTCGGCGGCGAATGCGTAGACATTACAGGCTGGCTCGGCGGCTACAATTTCCAGTGGGCCTGGGCAAGCGGCTTTGTTATTGCGCAGAACATCTGA
- a CDS encoding SRPBCC family protein, with the protein MENKEGNINKSVVINASDDKVWQVLTTTEHVSKWAQAFLEGISVESDWTEGSVVIWKAADGTVGTKGIVEVNYAPRVLKVNYFDDPESPADAPTGDYKEHFTLLEQEGQTTLSVEAGPLSADYLDNHSGSWDKALNLIKEIAESN; encoded by the coding sequence ATGGAAAACAAAGAAGGCAACATCAATAAGTCGGTGGTCATTAACGCATCCGACGATAAAGTTTGGCAGGTACTAACCACTACGGAACATGTATCGAAGTGGGCGCAGGCTTTTCTGGAAGGCATATCCGTGGAGTCCGACTGGACAGAAGGGTCGGTTGTAATCTGGAAGGCGGCCGATGGCACCGTAGGTACAAAGGGTATAGTCGAAGTCAATTACGCGCCCCGAGTGTTGAAAGTGAATTACTTTGATGATCCTGAAAGTCCGGCAGACGCTCCTACAGGGGATTACAAAGAACATTTCACCTTATTAGAACAGGAAGGGCAAACTACGCTAAGCGTGGAGGCCGGACCTCTGTCCGCTGACTATCTGGACAATCATAGCGGTAGCTGGGACAAGGCCTTGAACCTGATCAAGGAAATAGCCGAATCTAATTAG